In the Ruminococcus sp. OA3 genome, one interval contains:
- a CDS encoding SH3 domain-containing protein, producing the protein MMRRSRNFLLAVLMIGCMAAFVTGCKDKEEGTASVTTAEPQKYVSKDENMVIYLPDDTWSTDEESSDLHIFTSVDGLIMISHTANAGEEMFPEEEQDLKKILDAEGYISEGYEVEEFEKNQISSMKSYKAVIRYTDKKSTYTYGVLYGTILGDDVYLASAMVLSDDKPTLEGIKKAVYGFEWTPDEVVQPEETKAADDEIVTPEVTKEITPEATSEPTPEATPETTPVPTPEATPEPTQEAPQEATPEPAPVSPEDVTALSRDGVCSSPAYVRTGPNTASAILGSLEQGDTVTITGEIRNWYQISYQGSTAYICKDYMQ; encoded by the coding sequence ATGATGAGACGAAGTAGGAATTTTCTGTTGGCAGTCCTGATGATTGGATGCATGGCTGCATTCGTTACCGGCTGTAAGGATAAAGAGGAAGGCACAGCTTCTGTTACAACGGCGGAACCTCAGAAATATGTATCCAAAGATGAAAATATGGTGATCTATCTGCCGGATGATACCTGGTCGACAGACGAAGAGAGCAGTGACCTGCATATTTTTACTTCTGTGGACGGGCTGATCATGATTTCACATACGGCGAATGCAGGGGAGGAGATGTTCCCGGAAGAAGAACAGGACCTGAAAAAAATTCTGGATGCGGAAGGATATATAAGTGAAGGATATGAGGTGGAAGAATTTGAAAAAAATCAGATTTCTTCCATGAAATCTTATAAAGCGGTGATCCGTTATACGGATAAAAAATCGACTTATACGTACGGTGTGCTCTATGGAACGATTCTGGGAGACGATGTCTATCTCGCGAGTGCCATGGTTCTCAGTGATGACAAACCGACCCTGGAGGGGATCAAAAAGGCTGTATATGGTTTCGAATGGACACCGGATGAGGTGGTGCAGCCTGAGGAGACAAAGGCGGCAGATGATGAGATTGTGACACCGGAGGTGACAAAAGAAATAACGCCGGAAGCTACATCTGAGCCGACACCTGAGGCAACGCCGGAGACAACACCGGTACCGACACCTGAGGCAACGCCGGAGCCGACGCAGGAAGCGCCGCAGGAAGCAACACCGGAGCCCGCGCCTGTTTCGCCGGAAGATGTGACAGCGCTCAGCAGGGACGGCGTGTGCAGTTCACCTGCCTATGTGAGGACCGGACCGAATACGGCGAGCGCGATTCTGGGCAGTCTGGAGCAGGGGGATACCGTTACCATCACCGGTGAAATCAGAAACTGGTATCAGATTTCTTATCAGGGATCTACGGCGTACATCTGTAAAGACTATATGCAGTAG
- the malQ gene encoding 4-alpha-glucanotransferase encodes MRSSGILLPVASLPSKYGIGSFSKEAYEFVDQLERAGQKIWQILPLGPTGYGDSPYQSFSTYAGNPYFINLETLIEEGLLTDEECDAFTYGTHPAYIDYDKVFDARNVLLRKAYERFVPDDNFGEFTRSNGYWLEDYALYMAIKDSRDGRSWTEWEEELRDRQPSAIQAIREELAFEIQYYRFKQYKFYTQWDKLKRYANNKGIQIIGDMPIYVAFDSSDAWANPLLFQFDEHNQPVAVAGCPPDYFAPKGQLWGNPLYSWEYHRETGYSWWVQRMQHSLRLYDVVRVDHFRGFDEYYSVPFGNETAEFGHWEKGPGLELFHALREKVENLSVIAEDLGFLTDSVLQLVKDTGYPGMKVLEFAFDDGADCLYLPHNFIQNSIVYTGTHDNDTLAGWIASMGEHTRNYTKAYLDLEDDDTEKMVWALIRLALGSVAERAVIPMQDYLCLGTEARINVPSTLGNNWKWRLQKEQFTDELADKIRSVSAVYGRL; translated from the coding sequence ATGAGAAGTAGTGGTATTTTGCTGCCGGTTGCATCTTTGCCGTCGAAATACGGCATCGGCAGTTTTTCGAAGGAAGCGTATGAATTTGTAGATCAGCTTGAGAGGGCAGGACAGAAAATCTGGCAGATCCTGCCGCTCGGACCGACAGGGTACGGGGATTCTCCGTATCAGTCTTTTTCTACGTACGCCGGCAACCCGTATTTTATCAATCTCGAGACACTGATCGAGGAAGGGCTTCTGACGGATGAGGAGTGTGATGCGTTTACCTATGGAACCCATCCGGCATATATAGACTATGACAAAGTGTTTGATGCACGCAATGTTCTGCTGCGTAAAGCGTATGAGCGTTTTGTTCCGGATGATAATTTCGGTGAGTTTACGAGGAGCAATGGATATTGGCTGGAAGATTATGCGCTGTACATGGCGATCAAAGACAGCCGCGATGGCAGGAGCTGGACGGAATGGGAGGAAGAACTGAGGGATCGCCAGCCGAGTGCGATTCAGGCAATACGTGAAGAGCTTGCATTTGAAATACAGTATTATCGGTTCAAACAGTATAAATTTTATACGCAGTGGGATAAGCTAAAACGATATGCTAATAATAAAGGTATTCAGATCATTGGAGATATGCCGATCTATGTAGCTTTTGACAGCTCAGATGCATGGGCGAATCCCCTTTTGTTTCAGTTTGATGAGCACAATCAGCCGGTAGCTGTAGCAGGCTGTCCGCCGGATTATTTTGCTCCGAAAGGACAGCTCTGGGGTAACCCGCTGTACAGCTGGGAATATCACAGGGAGACAGGATACAGCTGGTGGGTACAGCGGATGCAGCACAGTCTGCGCCTGTATGATGTGGTCCGTGTCGATCATTTCCGCGGTTTTGACGAATATTATTCTGTCCCCTTTGGAAATGAGACAGCAGAATTCGGACACTGGGAAAAAGGTCCAGGTCTGGAACTGTTCCATGCACTCAGGGAAAAAGTGGAAAATCTGAGTGTCATCGCAGAAGATCTGGGATTTTTGACAGACAGTGTCCTGCAGCTTGTCAAGGATACCGGTTACCCGGGAATGAAGGTGCTGGAGTTTGCTTTTGATGACGGGGCGGACTGTCTTTATCTGCCGCATAATTTTATACAGAACAGCATCGTGTATACGGGAACGCATGATAATGATACGCTTGCAGGATGGATCGCTTCTATGGGAGAGCATACCAGAAACTATACGAAGGCGTATCTGGATCTGGAAGATGATGATACTGAAAAAATGGTCTGGGCGCTGATTCGCCTGGCTCTCGGCAGTGTTGCCGAGAGAGCAGTCATTCCAATGCAGGATTATCTCTGTCTGGGAACAGAGGCCAGGATCAATGTGCCGTCCACACTGGGGAACAACTGGAAGTGGAGACTGCAAAAAGAGCAGTTTACAGATGAACTGGCTGATAAGATCCGCAGTGTCAGCGCCGTATATGGAAGACTGTAA
- a CDS encoding ABC transporter ATP-binding protein, with translation MGKLVKYLRHYKLQAIVGPLFKMLEASFELVVPVVMAGIIDIGIKTGNQGYIWKMCLVLVGLGALGLTCSLTAQYFAAKAALGFATELRTDLFAHINRFSYQELDAIGTSTLITRMTSDVNQVQNGVNLLLRLFSRAPFIVIGAVVMAFTISPRLTLIFLAAIPLIGFAIFLAVRLTIPIYRKAQNILDRVVLLTRENYVGSRVVRAFSRQDEEVRQFQGTTEHLKKTQLTAGRISAMMNPATYVLVNLAILCILLAGSREVYRGSITQGEVIALVNYMMQILLALVALANLIVTVMRASASAVRVNEVFAFSATMTDSENKKQTGKTDGPRVVFDHVTFTYHHAKEPSLMDISFEAEKGETIGIIGGTGSGKSTLVQLIPRFYDCGEGSVLVDGIDVKKYPFSQLRKKIGIVPQRAMLFAGTIRENLSWGKEDATQQEMDDALETAQAKEFVYGKPEGLDTVVAAGGRNFSGGQRQRLTIARAFVGKPGILILDDSASALDFATDAALRSAIRRDTGNATVFLVSQRAATVKNADCILVLDDGKMVGKGKHQELLKTCDVYREICLSQFSKEEVAGL, from the coding sequence ATGGGAAAGTTAGTAAAATACCTGAGGCATTATAAACTGCAGGCGATCGTGGGTCCGCTTTTTAAGATGCTGGAGGCCAGTTTTGAGCTGGTCGTACCGGTTGTGATGGCAGGTATCATTGACATCGGTATCAAGACGGGAAATCAGGGGTACATCTGGAAGATGTGTCTGGTGCTGGTAGGACTGGGAGCGCTGGGGCTGACCTGTTCCCTGACAGCACAGTATTTTGCGGCAAAGGCAGCTCTTGGATTTGCTACAGAACTGCGCACAGATCTGTTTGCCCATATCAACCGTTTTTCCTACCAGGAACTGGATGCGATCGGAACCTCGACTTTGATCACGAGAATGACAAGTGATGTGAATCAGGTGCAGAATGGAGTAAATCTGCTTCTGCGTCTGTTTTCGCGTGCGCCGTTTATCGTCATTGGTGCAGTCGTTATGGCATTTACAATCAGTCCGCGCCTGACGCTGATTTTTCTGGCAGCGATCCCACTGATCGGATTTGCCATATTTCTGGCCGTCAGGCTGACGATTCCGATATACCGGAAGGCACAGAATATACTGGATCGGGTTGTGCTCCTGACAAGGGAAAACTATGTGGGTTCACGTGTGGTGCGCGCTTTTTCAAGACAGGATGAGGAGGTCCGGCAGTTTCAGGGAACGACGGAACATCTGAAAAAAACGCAGCTTACGGCAGGACGCATCTCGGCAATGATGAACCCCGCAACTTATGTGCTGGTCAATCTTGCGATCCTATGTATTCTGCTGGCTGGAAGCCGGGAAGTGTACAGAGGAAGCATCACACAGGGCGAGGTGATCGCGCTGGTAAATTACATGATGCAGATACTGCTGGCACTTGTTGCACTGGCAAATCTGATCGTAACCGTAATGAGGGCCAGTGCGAGTGCTGTGCGCGTGAATGAAGTGTTTGCATTCAGCGCGACCATGACGGATTCAGAAAATAAAAAGCAGACCGGGAAAACAGACGGTCCCCGGGTTGTATTTGATCACGTGACCTTTACGTACCACCATGCAAAAGAGCCGTCGCTCATGGATATTTCATTTGAGGCCGAAAAAGGTGAGACCATTGGGATCATCGGAGGTACTGGTTCCGGAAAATCAACACTGGTTCAGCTGATTCCGAGATTTTATGACTGCGGGGAAGGCAGCGTGCTGGTGGACGGCATTGATGTGAAAAAATATCCGTTCTCTCAGCTCAGGAAAAAAATCGGTATCGTGCCACAGCGGGCCATGCTTTTTGCGGGGACGATTCGGGAGAACCTGAGCTGGGGAAAAGAAGATGCCACGCAGCAGGAGATGGATGATGCACTGGAAACAGCACAGGCAAAAGAATTTGTCTATGGAAAACCGGAAGGGCTGGATACTGTGGTGGCAGCGGGCGGCAGAAATTTTTCCGGTGGTCAGAGGCAGCGGCTTACGATCGCCAGAGCATTCGTCGGAAAGCCCGGTATTCTGATACTGGATGACAGCGCATCGGCGCTTGATTTTGCTACAGATGCGGCGCTTCGGAGTGCCATCCGCCGGGATACGGGGAATGCCACGGTTTTTCTGGTATCGCAGAGAGCTGCCACCGTTAAGAATGCGGACTGTATCCTGGTACTGGATGACGGAAAAATGGTTGGAAAGGGGAAACATCAGGAGCTGTTAAAAACGTGTGATGTCTACCGGGAGATTTGTCTGTCACAGTTTTCAAAGGAGGAGGTGGCAGGGTTATGA
- a CDS encoding ABC transporter ATP-binding protein produces the protein MTSRETAKRVLALIRPYGAWIVLTLILATVTVMTTLYAPVLIGNGVDYLIGKDNVVFSGLTAIVVKLAVIVAVTALSQWLMGLVTNHITYEIVQGLRDDAFVHMQKLPFAYLDRNQPGDMISRISTDVDQFADGLLMGFTQLFTGVMTIIATFGFMLSINVKITAVVVVITPLSFFVANFIAKRTFAMFREQSEARGTLTSLVEEMVGNQKVVKAFSYEERAEERFDKINQHLNRCGVRATFFSSITNPSTRFINSLVYTGVGIFGALSAIKGNLSVGQLSCFLNYANQYTKPFNEISGVITELQNALASARRIFELMDEPAEAPDAPDAAVLDPADGTVVFEHAAFSYRPDVPLITDLNLSVRPGQRIAIVGPTGCGKTTLINLLMRFYDIQGGELRVSGYPINEITRGSLRSNFGMVLQDTWLKSGTILENIAYGKPEATRAQVIEAAKRAHAHSFIKRMKDGYDTYVTEEGGSISQGQKQLLCIARVMLMDPTMLILDEATSSIDTMTEIRIQKAFEELMKGRTSFIVAHRLSTIKTADMILVMKDGKIIETGDHETLLEKAGSYAKLYRSQFAGS, from the coding sequence ATGACGAGCAGAGAAACGGCGAAAAGAGTCCTGGCACTGATCCGGCCGTATGGGGCCTGGATTGTCCTGACACTGATACTGGCGACCGTGACTGTGATGACAACGCTTTATGCGCCTGTTCTGATCGGAAACGGAGTGGATTATCTGATCGGAAAAGACAATGTAGTGTTTTCCGGCCTGACAGCCATCGTGGTAAAACTGGCTGTCATTGTGGCGGTGACTGCACTTTCGCAGTGGCTGATGGGACTGGTGACAAATCACATCACATATGAGATCGTACAGGGGCTTCGCGATGATGCATTCGTCCATATGCAGAAGCTTCCTTTTGCATATCTCGACCGGAATCAGCCGGGAGACATGATCAGCCGCATCTCCACAGATGTAGACCAGTTCGCGGACGGACTTTTGATGGGATTTACACAGTTGTTTACTGGTGTTATGACGATCATCGCAACCTTTGGCTTTATGCTTTCGATCAATGTTAAGATAACGGCCGTTGTCGTTGTGATCACACCGCTTTCATTTTTTGTGGCAAATTTTATCGCAAAAAGAACATTTGCCATGTTTCGTGAACAATCGGAGGCGCGGGGAACCCTCACGTCGCTGGTGGAGGAAATGGTCGGCAATCAGAAAGTGGTAAAGGCATTTTCTTACGAGGAACGTGCGGAGGAACGGTTTGACAAAATCAATCAGCATCTGAACAGGTGCGGGGTGAGAGCAACCTTTTTTTCATCCATCACGAATCCTTCAACCAGATTTATCAACAGCCTTGTCTATACGGGAGTCGGGATCTTCGGCGCGCTATCGGCGATTAAAGGGAATCTGTCCGTCGGACAGTTGTCCTGCTTTCTAAACTATGCCAACCAGTATACGAAGCCGTTCAATGAGATTTCCGGTGTGATCACAGAGCTTCAGAACGCACTCGCATCGGCACGGCGGATTTTTGAACTGATGGATGAGCCGGCCGAGGCGCCGGACGCGCCGGATGCTGCGGTGCTTGATCCGGCAGACGGTACGGTTGTATTTGAACATGCGGCCTTCTCATACCGGCCGGATGTACCTCTGATCACGGACTTGAACCTGTCTGTACGTCCGGGGCAACGGATCGCCATCGTCGGACCGACTGGATGCGGGAAGACGACGCTGATAAATCTTCTGATGCGTTTTTATGACATTCAGGGCGGGGAACTCAGAGTCAGCGGATACCCGATCAATGAAATCACCCGCGGCAGCCTGCGCAGTAATTTTGGAATGGTGCTGCAGGATACCTGGCTGAAGTCCGGTACGATTCTGGAAAATATTGCATACGGAAAACCTGAAGCGACGAGAGCACAGGTGATAGAGGCGGCGAAACGGGCACATGCACATAGTTTCATAAAAAGAATGAAAGACGGATATGACACCTATGTGACGGAGGAGGGAGGCAGCATCTCGCAGGGACAGAAGCAGCTGTTGTGCATAGCACGCGTCATGCTGATGGACCCGACCATGCTGATTTTAGATGAAGCCACCTCATCGATTGACACAATGACAGAGATCCGGATTCAGAAGGCGTTCGAGGAGCTGATGAAGGGACGTACCAGTTTTATCGTGGCACACCGGCTCTCGACAATCAAGACGGCAGATATGATACTCGTGATGAAGGACGGTAAAATCATCGAGACAGGGGATCATGAGACACTGCTGGAGAAAGCCGGGAGCTATGCGAAGTTGTACAGGAGTCAGTTTGCGGGCTCCTGA
- a CDS encoding purine-nucleoside phosphorylase, with amino-acid sequence MQKEYERLRQCVEFIQKQVDFKPKAAVVLGSGLGSFAEAIDVCAVLPYCDIPGFPTSSVPGHAGRFVFGYVGSLPVVVMQGRVHYYEGYSIQDVVLPIRVMKLLGADTLLLTNAAGGLNTEYEGGNLMLITDQIASFVPSVLRGENIEELGERFPDMSEIYDRTLGNLVKECADELGIALKEGVYIQLPGPNYESPQEVKMCRLLGADAVGMSTACEAVAANHMGMKICGISCITNLACGLTDRPLSHQEVQEVSGRVTDTFQKLVRTVLERLG; translated from the coding sequence ATGCAAAAGGAGTATGAGCGTTTAAGACAATGTGTGGAATTCATACAAAAACAGGTGGATTTCAAACCGAAAGCGGCGGTTGTTCTGGGTAGCGGTCTTGGCAGCTTTGCGGAGGCGATCGATGTATGTGCAGTTTTACCGTACTGCGATATTCCCGGTTTTCCAACATCGAGCGTACCGGGACATGCGGGACGGTTTGTGTTCGGATATGTGGGCAGTCTTCCTGTGGTTGTGATGCAGGGAAGGGTACACTATTATGAGGGATATTCGATTCAGGATGTGGTGCTGCCAATCCGTGTGATGAAGCTTCTGGGTGCAGATACCCTGCTGCTCACCAACGCGGCGGGCGGACTGAACACGGAGTACGAAGGCGGCAACCTGATGCTGATCACGGATCAGATCGCGTCCTTTGTACCATCTGTACTGCGGGGAGAAAATATAGAAGAACTCGGAGAGCGTTTTCCGGATATGAGTGAAATATATGACAGGACATTGGGAAATCTGGTAAAAGAATGCGCTGATGAGCTGGGAATTGCGCTGAAGGAAGGGGTCTATATTCAGCTTCCGGGGCCAAACTATGAGTCCCCGCAGGAAGTGAAGATGTGCAGGCTTCTGGGTGCGGATGCAGTTGGTATGAGTACGGCATGTGAAGCTGTCGCCGCCAACCATATGGGGATGAAAATCTGCGGGATTTCCTGTATTACGAATCTTGCATGCGGCTTGACAGACAGGCCGCTCTCCCATCAGGAGGTGCAGGAGGTATCTGGACGTGTTACCGATACATTTCAGAAGCTGGTGCGTACTGTACTGGAACGACTGGGATGA
- a CDS encoding MurR/RpiR family transcriptional regulator, with translation MKTKNHVLHSIEKGYQDLRPSEKKAADYITDHLEEVRKLSLDKLAKSCKVSQPTILRMLKALGYEGYKAFQYDIVEGMAGVENEENTVQAIYGYHISEHDGTADIPEKIVATTSGIIERNLKCISVKTFQKAVEAIINARIIDIYSVENSNTTANDLMTKLLYLGLNCRHFDDNYLRCWLWI, from the coding sequence ATGAAGACGAAAAATCATGTGCTGCACAGTATCGAAAAAGGGTACCAGGATTTGCGTCCGTCAGAAAAAAAGGCGGCAGATTATATAACGGATCATCTGGAAGAAGTCCGGAAACTGTCGCTGGATAAACTGGCAAAGAGCTGTAAAGTAAGTCAGCCTACCATTCTCAGAATGTTAAAGGCTCTGGGATATGAGGGATACAAAGCATTCCAATATGACATTGTGGAGGGGATGGCCGGTGTGGAAAACGAAGAAAACACTGTTCAGGCTATATACGGATACCATATTTCTGAACATGACGGTACGGCGGATATCCCGGAAAAGATTGTCGCAACCACTTCCGGTATAATTGAGCGGAATCTTAAATGCATTTCGGTAAAGACTTTTCAAAAGGCGGTGGAGGCTATCATAAATGCGAGGATAATCGATATCTACAGTGTAGAAAACTCGAATACGACAGCAAATGATCTGATGACGAAGCTTTTGTATCTGGGGCTGAACTGCAGGCACTTTGATGATAATTATCTACGCTGCTGGTTGTGGATATGA
- a CDS encoding alpha/beta hydrolase: MGMEVRKVRSGTDGLLLDVLIGEPSGIPQGIVQICHGMSEHKERYLPFMEYLNHQGFIAVIHDHRGHGNSVKRKEDLGYMYGSGGRALAEDAYQITALCKKRYPGLPLVLFGHSMGSLVARAYTKQYDIELDMLILSGSPSANSALGLGKCVAHAEKFIFGDRHKSRLIEFLSFGGFAGRFAGEKNRYAWICSDKDVYLEYERSPECGFVFTDDAYLALFELMSEVYSEKGWNCRKPDLPILFIGGADDPCIGNVRKFKKALMSMRLAGYRNVKGKLYPGMRHEILNEGNKQKVFSDVCKYMKKQLRNGENR; encoded by the coding sequence ATGGGAATGGAAGTACGAAAAGTACGGTCAGGGACAGACGGACTTTTGCTGGATGTGCTGATAGGCGAACCCTCCGGAATACCGCAGGGGATTGTGCAGATATGTCACGGAATGAGTGAGCACAAGGAGCGTTACCTTCCTTTTATGGAATATCTGAATCATCAGGGATTTATTGCAGTGATACATGACCACCGCGGACACGGAAACAGTGTGAAACGGAAAGAGGACCTCGGCTATATGTACGGGAGCGGGGGACGGGCGCTGGCTGAAGATGCGTATCAGATTACGGCGCTCTGCAAAAAAAGATATCCGGGTCTTCCATTGGTCCTGTTCGGACACAGCATGGGTTCGCTGGTAGCGCGCGCGTATACCAAACAGTACGACATTGAGCTGGATATGCTGATCCTCTCAGGGTCGCCTTCAGCAAATTCGGCACTGGGTCTGGGAAAATGCGTGGCTCACGCAGAAAAGTTTATATTTGGAGACCGTCATAAGAGCCGTCTGATCGAATTTCTTTCTTTCGGGGGGTTTGCAGGACGGTTTGCGGGGGAAAAGAACAGGTATGCGTGGATCTGTTCTGATAAAGACGTTTATCTGGAATATGAACGTTCTCCGGAGTGTGGATTTGTATTTACAGATGATGCATATCTTGCACTGTTTGAACTGATGAGTGAAGTGTATTCTGAAAAAGGCTGGAATTGCAGGAAGCCGGATCTGCCGATCCTTTTTATCGGAGGGGCGGATGATCCATGCATTGGGAATGTCAGGAAATTTAAAAAAGCTCTGATGTCGATGCGCCTGGCGGGATACCGGAATGTGAAGGGAAAATTATATCCGGGGATGCGCCATGAAATTTTAAATGAAGGAAATAAGCAGAAAGTCTTTTCGGACGTCTGCAAATACATGAAAAAACAGTTGCGGAATGGAGAAAACAGATGA
- a CDS encoding ABC transporter ATP-binding protein: protein MLELKHVKKSYDKVTILEDISMEVADGEIVSILGPSGCGKTTLLNLILGITDADEGTLLFNGEDITHVPMEQRGFNIVFQDYALFPNYNVYKNITYGLRNKPNVSTKEEVDELISLLELGEHLGKKIDQLSGGQKQRVALARTMVMKPKILLMDEPLSALDGVIKESIKDRIRMIAKEFDLTTIIVTHDPEEALTLSDRVMIVNEGAISQYGKPEEIIKAPKNSFVKTFILNQLEIKKNNIYSLFSVQSNPAQAF, encoded by the coding sequence ATGCTCGAATTAAAACATGTAAAAAAATCTTATGATAAGGTGACCATATTGGAAGATATCAGCATGGAGGTTGCAGACGGTGAGATCGTATCGATTCTGGGACCGTCGGGGTGCGGAAAGACGACACTGTTAAATCTGATTCTCGGTATCACAGATGCAGATGAAGGAACGCTTTTGTTTAATGGAGAAGATATCACACATGTTCCCATGGAGCAGCGCGGTTTTAATATTGTATTTCAGGATTATGCATTGTTTCCGAATTACAATGTATACAAAAACATTACATACGGACTGAGAAACAAACCAAATGTATCTACGAAAGAAGAGGTAGATGAACTGATTTCCCTGCTGGAGCTGGGAGAACATCTGGGAAAGAAGATCGATCAGCTGTCGGGCGGCCAGAAACAGAGGGTAGCACTCGCACGGACGATGGTGATGAAGCCGAAGATCCTGCTGATGGATGAGCCTTTGAGCGCGCTGGACGGTGTGATCAAGGAATCCATCAAGGACAGGATCAGGATGATTGCCAAAGAATTTGACCTGACGACCATTATTGTGACGCATGACCCGGAGGAAGCGCTGACGCTGTCTGACCGTGTGATGATTGTCAATGAGGGAGCGATCTCCCAGTACGGAAAACCGGAAGAGATCATTAAGGCGCCGAAAAACAGTTTTGTAAAGACCTTTATCCTGAATCAGCTCGAGATCAAAAAAAACAATATTTATTCCCTGTTTTCTGTCCAGAGCAATCCTGCGCAGGCTTTTTAG